The Methanobrevibacter ruminantium sequence TATTAAATGGTTCAATTAATTAAAAAATAAAAAAATAATTAAGCTAAAAAGCTTAATTAAATTTAGATTTATACAGATTCTTTCCATTGACAGTATTCGTGTTTTGCATCAATGATGCAAGAAGCACAGTTTTTACATCCTCTTACAGGTGAACCCGGAACTTCTTTGTTAAGTGCAATGATGTTTGTCATCATGGTTGCAGTTACAGGTTCAGGAGTAAGCAAGCATGGGTAGTCTGCAAGTCTCATTAATGAGGAGAATCTTACTGTAATACCACATGCAGGATATGTGTATCTTTGTGGGTTCATAAGAACTTCGTTGTGAGTGATTGCGCCTAAGTCAACAGCAAATCCATTAACTTTAGGTACAAGATCGATTTTTGCACTGCTTCTTGCTTTTCTTGCAGCGGATATGTAAGTGGAACCTCTGTGAATCATGTCCATAAAGTCACAGTTGTGCAATTCTGCAGCTGCACCTCTTGTAGGATATTGTTGTACATAGTTGTGGAATCTTTTGGTTAATAAGTCTACAACCATGGTAGAATTGAATCCGTCTAATTCAAGAATGTATTCAGTTGCACATGCAGTGGAACCGGTTGCTAAGTTCAAGACTTGTGAAGGGTGCATGAATTTGCCTATGTTGTCTTTTAAGGAAGCTTCCATTACTTTAGCGGTTGCTTGAATAATTGCTAAGGTTACATCATCCTTACACATGTTATAGCTTGCTTGACCGATATGGTGACCAATATCACCAACACAGTAAGCGGGTACAGTTACAATATTACCATAGTGTACACCGTCATCCATAGCAGCTTT is a genomic window containing:
- a CDS encoding DUF2193 domain-containing protein, whose protein sequence is MNELYEKMINESVAALQADIDVISANRYNDFKITDAKPYADAVAGMTCADGQAKSVIDLHKKSVESHYKVLTSVADTIRPEDDPFIEHYQTPPILEILCEEDGDFADSMATFIQAIADSETLITKESVRRYGGFYGPTCVVDFALMPGSTSNVVNQILKTINIPVMHKQAILSAKSWGMNTSYGIGDSFAHAIENGASAAEAAAKEVESMQMIYKEPVEAQGKLMDDAGHSSFDVRSFMEGYKKEMRPVVKAAMDDGVHYGNIVTVPAYCVGDIGHHIGQASYNMCKDDVTLAIIQATAKVMEASLKDNIGKFMHPSQVLNLATGSTACATEYILELDGFNSTMVVDLLTKRFHNYVQQYPTRGAAAELHNCDFMDMIHRGSTYISAARKARSSAKIDLVPKVNGFAVDLGAITHNEVLMNPQRYTYPACGITVRFSSLMRLADYPCLLTPEPVTATMMTNIIALNKEVPGSPVRGCKNCASCIIDAKHEYCQWKESV